The genomic segment AACCCCCTCTCTATGTTCGGTGGTTCTATTATATTACATAATATCATAAAATCGCTCAAGGTTTGCCATAAATCAGAAATATTTGGGAATCTGTCAATTGGCAAAGGTACTGCCCACTTATCACCAAATCCTTCACGATAATAATGTAAATGTGGTGATGCTATTTCTTGCCCATCAGGATTCCTATGAGGCTGTCCACCAAAATCTAATCTAACAAGTATTACTACTTGTTGTGCACGATTTTGATATGAACCTTTTAGTAAGTCAATTCTACCTCTGCTAATATCAAGCATAAAGTTCTCACGTTTGTTTACAGAAGTTATAGGAACGCGTATTTGTCCACCATATCCAGGGTATTCCCAACTTACATCATTGACTTTTACTTTTTCCATTGCTATCAAAGTATTCGCTTCGGTTTGAGGTAAATTAATTTCAGGCATTTGCACTCCTTTTTATTCTTATCTTTCCTGACATTAGTTTTGGTAAAAGAGAATCACAAATATCGTTTAATTTTTTATTTTCTCGCAAATTCTCTAATATTTGCTGCATGATAGGCTCAATTACCTTATGAAACTTTTTCATTATGAAATCATTTGGAACAACAATACTTATTCGCGCAAAATTTCCTGTATTAAGATTCAATGTAGCTGTTCCCCCAAGTCCCATAGTTTTTATTTCTTCACTTTTGTTCAACATAGAAAAATACATAAAATATGGACTAATTTCTTTTTTACAAATAATGCTATTTATTTGTTGATTTGTCTGACTAACTTCACTTGTAAGTGATACTAAACCTGGAGTAGCTATACAACTGACACAGACAGATAACGCAGATAAATATTTATTTTTTTGTAAATCAGCCCCTTGTTTTGAAAGTATTTTTTCTGTTTTAATTACAAAAACAAAATTACGCATATCAGGAATAGTAATGAACGGTATATCTGCTCCATAATTATCTCTATTTATAGTTGCAGGAGTTTTTCCGCAAATAATATCACCACAGTCTTTTATTTCTTTTTTCCCCCATCCATCAGGTAAACCATTTTTAAATTTTGTTTTTTCATAGTCGGGGAAACGGAAAGCAATAAACCACTCCTTGAATATTGCCTGAGCTATTGACTCAAGGGTTTTATTCATCTGGTTATTTAGTTCTATCTTTTCATCAAGGTCAGAAAGAATTTTTGCAATCGCCCGCTGTTCATTGAACGATGGTATATGTTTTTTTATTTCATACACGTAATCACGATTAAGTCCGGGAACTGCTGAATGACTATTCATTTCAGTAAGATTTAATGTTTTAAGAAAATAATACCAAAACAATATGTCGTTTTCTCCTTTTGTTTTTACGTAATATGTTGTATCAATAGGCCAAAAATCAGTTTTTGAAAATGTAACTTGTCCAACAGTGCCTTTCCTGCCAATAATAATTCCAGGTCCTTTTACAAGTGCTTCATTATGCTGACCAATAATACCATTTGAACCATAGACCGATATATCACCACCTTTTCTCTCTCTTGTTATAAGCCCATCACCATAAACTAACTCAATATTATTTCCAACAGATGATTCTTCCCATCCTTCGGGAATTGCACCAATTTCTGTTTGTTTGAATTTATTCTTTTCCATATTGTATTTAATTAGTTGCGATTGTCTTACATTTTTTACAAAAACATCCCGGGTCATGAAAACCTATCTGCATAATAAGTTTGTCCCAGAACAGCATACCCCAGAAGTGAAATTTATTTAACTCGGGAATAATAATATATTTATAATCAAATACTGCTGGATACTGCCCTTTTGATGAGATATTACGTATATACTCAAACTCCAAATCAGGTCTTTGTCCTTCTGAGTAAATCTTGTTAATACGCGGTGTTCTATCAGGAAGAAACTGTCCGCATTCTTTAAAAAATAACCCTCTTGTAATTTTCCAAACCACTCTCCAAACACGCTCGCCATTGAATCGTTTTAGTACTTTATTATATGGTAAAATAAGCCCTGACGGCCTTGTTTCAAATTCTTTAAAAACCATTTTGTGAAGACGACTACCTGCGGGACGCTTTCTTCTGCATACAATATCCTTCCAAATTTCGCTTCCTGTATCTGATTCCATTGTTAATGGAGCTATAGAATGAACAAAATAGTCTTCATCTATCTGGTATGGTTCATGACATTTGCGATGAACCGGCAAAGTAAATAAATTTGGGGAATCTTTCTTCCTAACACGGGTCGCATAAAATTGTTTCGGAGGAACGTGGTCTTTATCTACTTTACCCGATAGCATATTACCGCACAAGTAACATATTTCTATTTCTTTTTTAGCCATTGCTATTTTTTTATTTTGTTTGTGCTTTTACTCAACTCTTTCTCAATTTGTTTTATTGTTGGTAGATTCGATTTGAATTTCTTGGGTAAAGAATGTGTTAATTGATATTCAGAAACACCAATTGGCTTATGAATATCGCTTAAAGCATACTCAGCGACCACTTTATCTTTGGTTTTGCAGATAATTATTCCGACAGTCGGTTGGTCGAATTCACTTCTCAACTGGCGGTCTACTGCAGTAATATAAAAATTCAATTTTCCGGCAAACTCCGGTTGAAATACCACAGTTTTTAGTTCTATCACGATATAACAACGCAATTTAATATGATAAAAAAGCAGGTCTATGTAGAATTCACTTTCACCTACACGCAATGGAATTTGCCGTCCTACATAAGAAAAACCGGTTCCTAATTCCAATAGAAACTTTGCAATATGCTCAATAAGAGCATTCTCCATGTCTTTTTCATTGTATTCTTCGGTTAACCTTAAAAAGTCAAAAATATAGGGGTCTTTGAGTGTTTGTTTGGCGAGGTCAGATTGGGGTTTAGGCAGTGTAAGAGAAAAGTTATTAACCGCCTTGCCTTCTCGTTTGAAAAGTCCCCATTCAATCTGGTGAACTAATACAGAGCGGCTCCAATTGTGCGTAATTGTTTTTTGAACATAATAAATTGCTTCTTTTATATTCTTACATTTTGTTATAATTGCGATGTTATGACCCCAAGGTATCTGGGTGATTTGTGCAACGGCTTGTTGCACAAATTGTCCGACAGACTTTTGGATAATTCTGTTTATTGGCAATTGGGCAACAGCCTGTTGCCCAATTAAGCCAACAGGCTGTTGGCTTATCGCATTTCCCCGGCTATAAAACTGATACCATTGCTTGATATATTTAAGATTTCTAAGTGAGAATCCCTTCATATCCGAAAACTCTGCTGTTAAATCCTTGCTAAGCTGAATTAGAAAACCGCCACCCCATTTGGTGTTTGCCTGTTTAGCCACAATATCTGCACCAAGCTCCCAATAAAAGGAGAGCATTTCTGAATTAACTTTTACCGCTGCTTTAATCTGGGCGTTACGGACTTTTGCTTTTAAATCAGCAAGCCAAACTTTGTATTCCTTATCAAATACTAAATTAGATTTCATATCCCAGTCCTTTTAAATTTTTCTTTATTTCTTTTTCAAGTTCTTCGGATTTTTCAAACTGTTCTGAAAGTTCTTTGGTAAGTCGTTTCATTTTTTCATTAAACTTTTCTTTATCTTCTTCCACTTCTTCGGTGCCTACATATCTACCGGGTGTCAAAATATAACCCTGTGATTTTATTTCTTCAAGTGTTGCCGATTTGCAATAACCTTTTTCATCTTTATACTTGCCCGCCGACGTCCCAGTGGCGGGTTTACCTTCTCCCCGCCATGCATGATATGTATCAGCAATTCTATTTATCTCTTCTTCAGTTAATTCCCTGTGCCTGCGGTCTATCATTACGCCCATTTTCCGAGCATCAATGAAAAGAACTTTGCCCCTTCTGTCTTTGAATTTGTGATTTTTCTTATCGCGAGCAATAAACCAAAGACAGGCGGGTATCATTACATTGTAGAAAAGTTGTGATGGCAAAGAAACCATACAATCCACTATGTCTGACTCAAGCATATTTTTTCTTATTTCACCTTCATTTGACTGGTTAGAAGACATAGAACCGTTTGCTAATACAAAGCCTGCAATACCTTTTGGCGATAGATGATAAACAAAATGCTGAACCCATGCGAAGTTGGCATTACCTGTCGGAGGGACACCGTATTTCCATCTCACATCATCTCTTAATTGCTCGCCCTTCCAATCACTGTCATTAAATGGTGGATTGGCTAATATAAAATCTGCTTTTAAATCTTTATGTTCATCTTTTAAGAAACTGCCTTCATTATTCCACATTATATTTGCATCTATACCACGGATTGCTAAGTTCATTTTACAGAGACGCCATGTGGTTTGATTGGATTCCTGTCCATTGATAGCAATATCACCTAATTTACCACCGTGTGCTTTTACAAATTTTTCGCTTTGAACGAACATACCACCGGAACCACAACACGGGTCAAAAATACGACCTTTATATGGCTCCATCATTTCCACAAGTAATTGCACTATGCTCCGCGGAGTATAAAATTGCCCGCCTCGTTTACCTTCCGAATCTGCAAACTGCCCTAAGAAATACTCATAAACTCTACCCAAAATATCTTTACTGCGATTTTCGTAATCTCCTAAACTAATTGTACCTATAAGGTCTATTAGTTCACCAAGACGCTGTTTATCAAGTTTAGGGTCTGCATAATTTTTAGGAAGAACACCCTTAAGGGTTGGATTTTCCTTTTCTATAACATACATTGCGTCATCTATGATTTTACCTATTGTGGGTTGTTTTGCATTTTTCTGTAGGCGTGACCAGCGGGCTTTTTCCGGGACATAAAACACGTTTACGGCTTTATATTCGTCTCTGTCTTCAATTGTCTCATAACGCACTTCGGGTTCTTTTATATATTGATTGCTTTTTGGATTAGAAACTTCTTTTACAAGTATTTGATAATGTTCTTCGAATGCGTCGGAGATATACTTAAGAAAAATCAATCCTAATACAATATGTTTATACTCAGCAGCATCCATATTGTTCCGCAGTTTATCAGCTGCTTTCCACAGTTTTTCCTCAAAACCAAGATTTCCACCATTTGAATTATCTTCTTTTTTCATAATTTATTTTTTATCACACGTATCTGTTTAATCACTCATTTTTTATCCTCTCCACTATAGTGAAAAGAAAAGGTGAGGGTAAGTGGATTTTATTCAATCTTATATGAAAATTATACCCAATTTTTAAGAAAAAT from the Elusimicrobiota bacterium genome contains:
- a CDS encoding class I SAM-dependent DNA methyltransferase yields the protein MKKEDNSNGGNLGFEEKLWKAADKLRNNMDAAEYKHIVLGLIFLKYISDAFEEHYQILVKEVSNPKSNQYIKEPEVRYETIEDRDEYKAVNVFYVPEKARWSRLQKNAKQPTIGKIIDDAMYVIEKENPTLKGVLPKNYADPKLDKQRLGELIDLIGTISLGDYENRSKDILGRVYEYFLGQFADSEGKRGGQFYTPRSIVQLLVEMMEPYKGRIFDPCCGSGGMFVQSEKFVKAHGGKLGDIAINGQESNQTTWRLCKMNLAIRGIDANIMWNNEGSFLKDEHKDLKADFILANPPFNDSDWKGEQLRDDVRWKYGVPPTGNANFAWVQHFVYHLSPKGIAGFVLANGSMSSNQSNEGEIRKNMLESDIVDCMVSLPSQLFYNVMIPACLWFIARDKKNHKFKDRRGKVLFIDARKMGVMIDRRHRELTEEEINRIADTYHAWRGEGKPATGTSAGKYKDEKGYCKSATLEEIKSQGYILTPGRYVGTEEVEEDKEKFNEKMKRLTKELSEQFEKSEELEKEIKKNLKGLGYEI
- a CDS encoding restriction endonuclease subunit S, yielding MEKNKFKQTEIGAIPEGWEESSVGNNIELVYGDGLITRERKGGDISVYGSNGIIGQHNEALVKGPGIIIGRKGTVGQVTFSKTDFWPIDTTYYVKTKGENDILFWYYFLKTLNLTEMNSHSAVPGLNRDYVYEIKKHIPSFNEQRAIAKILSDLDEKIELNNQMNKTLESIAQAIFKEWFIAFRFPDYEKTKFKNGLPDGWGKKEIKDCGDIICGKTPATINRDNYGADIPFITIPDMRNFVFVIKTEKILSKQGADLQKNKYLSALSVCVSCIATPGLVSLTSEVSQTNQQINSIICKKEISPYFMYFSMLNKSEEIKTMGLGGTATLNLNTGNFARISIVVPNDFIMKKFHKVIEPIMQQILENLRENKKLNDICDSLLPKLMSGKIRIKRSANA
- a CDS encoding PDDEXK nuclease domain-containing protein; this translates as MKSNLVFDKEYKVWLADLKAKVRNAQIKAAVKVNSEMLSFYWELGADIVAKQANTKWGGGFLIQLSKDLTAEFSDMKGFSLRNLKYIKQWYQFYSRGNAISQQPVGLIGQQAVAQLPINRIIQKSVGQFVQQAVAQITQIPWGHNIAIITKCKNIKEAIYYVQKTITHNWSRSVLVHQIEWGLFKREGKAVNNFSLTLPKPQSDLAKQTLKDPYIFDFLRLTEEYNEKDMENALIEHIAKFLLELGTGFSYVGRQIPLRVGESEFYIDLLFYHIKLRCYIVIELKTVVFQPEFAGKLNFYITAVDRQLRSEFDQPTVGIIICKTKDKVVAEYALSDIHKPIGVSEYQLTHSLPKKFKSNLPTIKQIEKELSKSTNKIKK